The following nucleotide sequence is from Chelmon rostratus isolate fCheRos1 chromosome 11, fCheRos1.pri, whole genome shotgun sequence.
GcttcttgtttctgtcatttcatttcatccttAGTCAAGACAACACTATGAGCTGCCCAATTAAACATAAAGAAGATTGTTggtaaagcaaagcaaagtgcTGCAGACACGGTACCACTGCAGTCTGCCACTATGGACCAGTTACTATTGGACCATAATATTGAAACCTGTATTGTCCAGCTGCTCAGAGAACCACTGTGGGAAAAGTGCACTAATCTTACTTTCACTTGTATGATTGACAGAGAAGGGCACGCCTTTTGTGGGTGTGACAAACCTTAATTTGTTGGTGGGTATATTAGCACCACATGGGTATATTATTATGGTACTAACAAGAGAATTGTTTGACGCCATTGAGTGTGGTGCTCTTCCAGTCATGATAAGgtgattttatattttatacctCTTCATTTTTATACCTCCGAGATGTCTTGAAATCTCTGAATGTGTCCTGTCAAAATAACATATACTGTCCAGCTTTGAGGGAGATGCTTAAAAATATCATCTTGTCTAACAATTTCCTGTACTTAAACGCTGAATGTAGGTTAATTCCACAACTTTTGGTCAAATGAAAGTGGCTTAAAGCAACAGCGTGATGGCTGTATTTAAACCGCTTCAAAAGGACGGTTCACTAGCTAACCAGAAATTGTATGTTTTGTACTATGACAAAACTTACCGGTGTCCAGTCACATCTCATGGCATTTCATTTGAGTACACATGTGCATTTGTCAGTCTGATGGTTGCAATGATTTCCAGTAGTCTTTTGCTAATTCCAAGTCAACGAGCCTCAAGATGAGTAATTTTTTCCAAATTATCTTCATAATGTCTGTAAAGACAGCAGGGCTCACTGGGAATAAATGGattgttttttgtaaacagCCAAGCTCTCTCTAACAGAAGTTCTCAGCTTGTTTCTTCGATGTTTTCAGAAAGCGTAGAAAAACGTGTCTGCGTCTCAAAACTGTGCACAAttagaatgtgtttttgtgtgctttgactttttttagttttacatttttctagATATGAAGAGTAACAGTAGCCGATTTCAGCATTCGATGtctcattttattattctttcCAAAGGGCCGTCTGTACATcagatatatactgtatgtatctgTCCTTTCCCCCAGCTCTTTGAACAATAAATCTGTATTTAATCAAGTGTGtccacagtttatttttaattattctcTGCTGTAGTCTCTTAAAGTGACAATATGGaacttttaaaagaagaaacattttcCCTTTTACATGAAAAGTTAGATTATTAAGCAATAACATGTACTATTCTTCACTTCAAAacactgttctgctgctgcagacttaCTTGGTTcagtatgaccagtagcttttGGTGGCTAATATTAGCAGTCCTTCATAGATGTCGCCGTGTAATGGACATTACTGAGTCAGTTTGACTCACTTTTGACTTGTATACTAATGCTCCATACTAATTCCAGTTAGATACCATGTACCACTTGTCAAGGTGAACTGTTTCAGAAAGATCACAAAGAGACATCTTTTAGATTTAGCACTTTTTTGCCTTTGTCTCACCACCACCCAcatttttttgcagctgttaGCAGTACTTCCACTGCCTCTGtgcattgcattatgggagaATAATCTCTAGAAGCAGCACACTCAAAAGTCAACTATAATTGGTATCCATGCTGGGGTATActtagagtgtgtgtgaatttgacacacacacctaatgTCTACTTTGTTTCTGGTCGCTTTGTCCACTGGTTGTGAACGATGCAacctgtttttctgtattttatttttaggcCTGAAGCGGTAAAACAATCGAATAAGTCATTAGAAAGAAAGGTAAAAGTTTGAAAACCAAAGCAGAAAGTGTATTTTCCTCTAGTTTCTGTCCTGCGTCCTCGGATTTACCTTGCGACCTCTTTCAGGGGTCCCGACCCCGAGGTTGGGAACCACAAGCATGCGTGACACATGCCGTGAGAGAAGACACCTCTGCAGCTGGAAGAATGGCGGCAGATGATTGGAGGGCCGGGGGTTGACGGGGGCGGGGGGGTGCAGTTCTCAGCGGCCGACGCTGGGTGCTGCTGCTCGGGAGGGAAGTGCTGCTGTGGTGCGAAGCAGCCGAGAGACCGAGGCGCGACGTGGAAAGGCAGGATGGCAATTATGTGTTAACAAACGCGCCCCAGCGACACCACGAGAGCCGCCTGTCAGCGCCCAGCGGGAGCCAGCATGTAGCGAAGCCGGTCACCTCCTGGGAGAGGAGAGCCACCGCCATGGACGGAGGGTTGACTATCACTTTAATATCTGTTGCGATGTTTGTGGGCTGTTTTTTACTTGGATTCATCCCACTGTTGTTCAGACTCTCTGAGGTAAGAGCTCTCTTTTAGTTCATTTGATCTTTTATTATTGGCGGATCTTCAGTCACGTTGCTGCAAAAAGTGGCGTCAAAACTTCATTTTAATCTGCAGTTTGCCCCCCACATACACTTGACTGcatcacagtgatttacactaGTGGAtaatgttgtttctgtctgtgggAACCAGCCTTACCGCAGCACTATTTGCTTACGCTGGCCTGGGAGTATGAGGGATCGCTCCAGTTGTTTTATCTGTCAGGTAAATCGGTTTGGGGCAGGAATCCCACAGATCAGCTGAGATCATGTGCTGTTCCTCAGAAAAGCCTGCAGTTTGTGTCCATCCTGGGGGCCGGACTCCTGTGTGGGACAGCACTGGCCATCGTCATCCCTGAGGGAGTGGACTTACTGGAAGAGTCATGGAGAGGTGAGCGCGgtgtacaaacacaaagatcAGCTGGACTCACGGCCTTCCGCTTCACCCCATTTCCTTGGTTTCCTTGCCAACCCATGACCCTTTTCATCCCCACCCACCACGCCTGCGTTTGATTGTAACCCCCTGAGATGAAGCATATGGGGATGAAAGCAGGTGCAGCGGTCTAAATGTGTGCCGCTCCGCCTTGTTGTCTTTTGTGTGGATTTGATCAAAAGCCGTTCTTCATCTTCTCCCCGCAGCATCCTCATCCTCTGATGTGCCGGCCAACCTGAACGCCAGTGACAAAAATGCAACCTCCACAGAGAGGGGCCCTCCGCCTCGGTTCTTCATCGGGGTGGCTTTAACTCTCGGGTTCACCCTCATGTTCGTGGTGGACCAGATCGGAAGTTACTTTTCCAAGCGTGGCAAGTTGGCAGAACTCTCACACCAGCTTCATTTTGCTGAATGTCACCTCCGCGCTCACCTTTTTATTTATCAACACTGCAATGTCTCATTTCAGACCAAACGAACACTGTCGGCATCACAGCCACTTTGGGGCTCCTTATTCATGCTGCAGGTAACATTCACTGTTCGTTTCTATTGACCCGTGTTTGCCCAGGGTTCATAGAGCACCAGAGCACAAGCCTGGAAAATCCCCAAGGCACTGAAGTTCACTTCCTCATGTGACTCAGCATGTGATTCCTTCACTGTTTCAGTCCTTTATCTTTTAAATGGCTGCCTCTTGAGTCTGTAGCACAGCCTTTAGCTCAGTTCGGATCAGACTTTGGCAAAATTTGACACTTGATGTGATTGTGTGAAGAAAAGGCACAAACATGCATTGAGGGAGTAGATTAATGTGACCATTAATAAGACTTTTGTCTGCACATGTAGCCGATGGATTTGCTCTGGGTGCAGCTGTGGCCACGGGGCAAGCGACAGTCCAAGTGATAGTATTTTTTGCTGTGATCCTACACAAGGTGAGGTTCCCTGAGAGTGAAATGTGTGGCAGCACTGATCACAAACATGATGTAATAGAGCTGATGATGACCGATCTTCTTATCTCCTATAGGCGCCTGCAGCCTTTGGTCTGGTCTCCTTTCTGATGCATGCAGGCCTTGAAAAGAAGTACATTCAGGGACATTTGCTGGCCTTTTCGGCTGCAGCGCCTATAGTTGCCATCACCACATACTTCATACTGCATGCGGTGAGAAAGCGCGTCACCCATCTTGCGTCTGTCTCAAAGCAGACGCAGTGATTATACAGTCTCAGCTGGTGCCTCAGCAGAatttgatgtgatgtgtttgtgtccgcAGTCTGGCAGCTCCTCTCAGAGCCAGCTCAGCGCGACAGGTGTGGGAATGCTCTTCTCGGCCGGGACTTTCCTCTATGTGGCCACGGTGCACGTCCTCCCtgagatcagcagcagcaggacgggCCAACCCCCCTCTGACCCCCAGCAGCACACTGGAGCAGGGGCCCACCAGCAGCGACATCTGGGGCTCCTGGAGAGCCTCACCCTCATCCTCGGGGTCGGGCTCCCGATGGTGCTGGCTCTTGGGCTGCAGGACGACTGAGACAGAAATGTCAGTTCAGTGTGCTCTAACAGTGTGCACACTGTGAACTACATGGGTTGACAAAACGAGCCACAGAAACAGGTTTACCCTGGTCCAGCTATTGTTTGTACGAGCTCTCCGGGGAGAATCTGATAGCTAACACATTGTCTTGGTGGATTGGGTTCCCATTCCAAGACTGACAAAAAGGGCATAATTAGCTGAAACTGGATAGATTTAAAGAAACAACCACATAACCTTATACCGTCTGTTACCCCAACAATAGAtctacaactctgattccaaaaaactgggacgctgtgtaaagaaataaataaacagaatgtgttaacttgctaatcctttttgacatgtcctcaatttaaaacagtacaaagacaatatatttaatgttttacctcatcaacttcattgatttttgtaaatatctgcttattctgaatgtgatgcagcaacacgtttttaaaaaaattgggacagaagcaacaaaagactgggaaaagttgtgaaacgctccaaaaacacctgtttggaacacgTTACTACACTTCCTAAAACCGatgtcggtaaacacagtttgtttgcttttttggaatcgggctTGTACgttgtacatttttaaataatttctctTTGGGCTGTGTGTTCGTCGGGAGCTTGAAAACAGGTCCAGGCACTTTTGAGCAGTTGTATAATTTGTTGAATAGTACAGCTGTCGCTTTTTGTGCCTGTTAAATGATGTTTGAGTCATAGAGAAACAGGTGGCTGACAGTAGGTACTGTACATAACTGGAGATATCACAGATGATTCACTGACTTTATGCCCAGAACCACggtcatttgtttttcaatgacTCCTGCAGTTTCAGTTCCTCCTTTAGCTTATGCAGAAGtttacattaaataaaaacacatgatagTTTATTTCACTACTTAACGTCATGCTCTTTTTAGTCCTCACACAACACGTTTTGATGCAAAGGTAAGCAATCTGATggtaatgcattttatttttaacgCCTAAAGTGTCACGTTGCACCTGCCTTTTATCATTTTTCCCAGAGGGCTGGACGTAGATGTGCCAAGTAAACAACACCGGTGATGTCACACTTGGCATGATTTATTAATTAAGAAAACCTGCAAATACCATAAAGTtataaaatcaaagaaataatgtaatatacaaaacacaatttaaataaCAATCTGATTATAAAGGAATGCCTATGCTATACATCATCACACCACGAATGGCAACAGAGTGTTTCTTA
It contains:
- the LOC121614080 gene encoding zinc transporter ZIP9: MDGGLTITLISVAMFVGCFLLGFIPLLFRLSEKSLQFVSILGAGLLCGTALAIVIPEGVDLLEESWRASSSSDVPANLNASDKNATSTERGPPPRFFIGVALTLGFTLMFVVDQIGSYFSKRDQTNTVGITATLGLLIHAAADGFALGAAVATGQATVQVIVFFAVILHKAPAAFGLVSFLMHAGLEKKYIQGHLLAFSAAAPIVAITTYFILHASGSSSQSQLSATGVGMLFSAGTFLYVATVHVLPEISSSRTGQPPSDPQQHTGAGAHQQRHLGLLESLTLILGVGLPMVLALGLQDD